A segment of the Capricornis sumatraensis isolate serow.1 chromosome 8, serow.2, whole genome shotgun sequence genome:
tgtagcccaccaggcccctctgtccatggggattctccagacaagaatactggagtggttgccatgccctcctccaggggatcttcccaacccagggatcgaacccacgtctttcacaatgcaggcagattttttatcattggagccaccagggaagcttaataatactggagaggataacctgtcccttctccaggggatcttcctgacgcaggaatcAGACccaggggtcttctgcattgcaagcagattctttaccagctgaccttccagggaagcccacaccttATGCTAATAACTGTCTTTCCAGTTATGCATTACTTTTATATCCTTGATGGTTTAAAGAATTGTCCACAGAATCATATATGaatgaactgaatatttttggTGACACCTCAAGAAGCCAAATGACATAAAATTGGTATTCTGGGACACCTAACCCATTAATTTGCATACTTGAGGACTTCAGGGAATAGTGTCTAAATACTGATGTATTCTTTTAATCATATATTTTGACTGTAGATAGACAAGGAAAACCACCTTTTAAAGGCCACTGCTAAAAGCACTGTGATAAAGAAAAATCTGAGTGCTACGCTACATTTATTGACATTTTGAGAAATCCAAGTACCCCAATATCAATAACAGAtaccaaagaaaagaaagctccAACAATGACTTCATCACTgaagaatgaaaaattttattaaacCCAAAAGCCAATGAGTTGTTGAAACATTTCAGAAGATATTTATAGTAAAGTATTACACATTTCTTTTCACACTGTAAGACTTCTGTTGATATCCAGATCTatgaaatatttttggttttttattataaatcaattttcCATGTTAGGGAAATTATGTAGCCTTCTGACATGAGGTGGTAAGCTGGGTTATGGGTACTATTCCTTAGAAGTTTGTTGGGACTGTACATTGGCTAATTTTGAAGTGCCATTGTCTTAGAATTTCCATCAGTAGGTTTTTAACAGATGGGTTGGGAGCAGGTGGGCTCACAGATGGGCTCAATGCAGGTGGGCTGGCAGCAGCAGGCTGGGCGGCAGCAGGACTGTCCACAGTAGGATGGGCggcagcaggaggcctgggcATAGTACAGCTGGCAGCAGGACGGGGGTGTGCAGCTCACCACACAGCAGGGAGGCAGGCTGGTGCCCTCCACGCGGCAGTCAGGGCGGCACCACCTGGTGCGGCTGCTCACAGCTCCGCTGCCACCCACCTGGCCATAGCCAATGCTGCCACCAATGCCACAGCCGGTCTCACAGCCACTGGTCTGGAGGCAGGTTGGCTGGCAGCAGCTGGTCTGGATGGAGATCGGTTGGCAGCAGCTGGTCTGGATGGAAGCTGGCTGGCAGCAGCTGGTCTGACTGCAGGTTGATCGGCAGCAGCTGGAGCCACAGGTCCCAGCAGTGGAACAGATGGGAAATCCACAGAAACTGGTGGAACAGCAGGCCATGGTGTCAGGGGTTAGGCTGAGAGCTGGGATGCTTGGAGAAGTTTCTGAGTTTGGTCTGCTTGTTCCACCCAGGCCTTTTATAGAATTTTGCCACTTCCTGTTTTTGTGATGGACAGCATTTTTATCTTATTACTCTTTTAAACAATCTTTTGCACAGTAATAGGCCCCTCTGATAGATGAAATAatgagttattttaaatatatctccaAATTGGGTTTTCCTTATTACTCAGCTAATACTCACCAAATGTGTTTGTCTTTGGTAAAAATACtgatgttttgttttcaaataatacTGTAACTTCTCAAGTCTCAGCCTTTGTTTTATGCTTATGATTACATCACTGTCACTCATAAGACAATGTGACTATGGGATCATATTTTCCAAACCTTCAGTCTCCAGAATAAAATTATTAACCATTGATTGTCCTGTGTCTAAGCCTTCCTACTTTTTTTAAGTAATTGAAATTATAGTTTCTACAAGCATCCAGATAGAAACTGATAAACTTCACATTCATAGGAATTCATAGATCTTTCCAGAAATTGGATCTCTCCACTTTCTATGATCTCTCTTGAACTTCACACATTCAGACTTGATGAAATACTTATCACTGAGGAGAGTATGAAATCTCCATCCCAATTTACTGTATTTTGTTGTTAATATTAAtaacacaaatttaaaagaaggacTAAAATTCATACCCAGTACTTagggaaaaaagtcacaaaaattttaTGTGTAATTGACATTTCTCTCTGAAGGATAAGAATCACTTCTCTATGGATAATCTGAACAGTATTTATTTCTCAAAGGTGGGATTCATTTTCaatttatgtcattttttatgTAACTACAACTTGTTTCCTATGAAAGGATATTAGACCAAAGAGCATGACAATTGAGTTTAGGAAAGAGAACCAATaaaagaagaagcagaagctAGGAAACACTTTTTTTGGATCACAGTCTTATAAGGCAGAttagagttggacactactcagcgactgaacacaaCGAAGGGAATGGATGATCAAATGTCATTCAGTAGATAAAGTGCAAAGAGATTAAGATAAACGTCAGCAAAACAAAGGTCAAAACAATTCTTGGTGGTTTCCAAAATTTGCGATTTTCCATTAGAAATTTGGAGAAAAAAGCGGTGGTCAAAAGCATACATTTTTGCTAATTGTGGTAAGTTTGTTCTTGCCGTCCAACCCTGAATAGAAGCACATAGTTAGCTTTTATGAGGTGGAGGTTTGGTTTGTACAGCGATAGAATTCCAGTAAAGAGTGATTCATGGCAGTGTCAATAAAGATGTCCACATCATGGTAACCGTGACTGCAGGTATGATGTTAAAGGATGGTTAGGGGAATCACTGTATGTTAGAGATCAAAAACTTAGTATATCATTTTGTCCAACCATTTAATTTTATAGGTTTGGAAACTGACATCCTTCTTTTTATAAATAGCACATGTTTATTGATTACCATTATGCCTGGGGCACTGAAGGATTATGTAGAAGGCAAGACTCAATCTGCTGCCTCATGTTTGACTCTAGCGCACAAATTGGCATAGTACCAATAAGCCAGAGTTGAACATAGGAACAGGATGTTCCTATGGAGATGCAGaccagagaacagacttgtggacccagTGGGCGAAGGAGAGTTTCGGACAAATAgagagactagcattgaaacatatatattaccatatgtaaaacagatagccagtgggaatatGCTGTATgtcacagggagctcaaactgggtGCTCTGGGACTACCTAGagaggagggatggggtgggaagtgagAAGGAGGttaaagagggagaggacatacgtgtgcctatggctgattcatgttgatgtatggcagaaaccaacacaatattgcaaagaaattatcctccaattaaaaataaataaatttgaaaaaagattGATGTcgtgaaacagaaaaaaagaaggaaacattcAGCTTCAAAGTTCTAAATTGAAATATTATTGTTGTGGTGTGAACTATTTCTAATTTCCTCTCAGCATCAGTTGATATTAGAATGCTATGGAGTTTAGGGTTGACTGCACTTTGGAGAGGCTAGTAACTTGCTCCATTCACACAGCCAGTACACAGCCAGAAGAGATGGGTATAAAACTTCTATTGCTCTTTCCTAGAtcagttcattttattttacactgTGTTGCTTTCCAGGATCGATTAAAGTTAGTAAAACTCActgtcttctctgttttcttctaacaTTTCTGTGTGGTTTTAAACACACAGCAAGTaagtataaatatgtaaaaattgttttaagtaaTCTTCTGACCAGAAGAATTTCCCATAGATCTgcaatttctaattattttatccCTAGTTGTTTCTTGTTTCCTACATTCAGATGGGTTAATTCTCCACCTGGGTTTCTGTGTCTGCCAtattctttgtgtcttttttattCCATGGCAATGTCTCAGTTAACTCTTACTGTGTATCACTTAGACCATGGCAGCGGTCTCTTGATTGCTTCCGTATAGTCATTATTATGTCTAGCCTTTGGCCCTTTGTTTTTATAAACATCCAACACAGAAATCATCCTTATGCCCAACTCCTGCCATGCCGTTCCCCTGCCCTAGGGCTTTCAACAGTTCTttgtgtttgttgaataaatggcaTATTCCTTTGGCTAGTTCTAAAAGCACACCAATTTTTGAAAATGATCTTTCATTAGTATTTTATCTATATCCCACTCTAATCATCTCTGAACAACTTCTTCATACCTTTGTCAATACTGTTTCCATTATTGAAAATGCCATCTTCCCTGAGATCTGGACACCTGAATCTTAACTCATATGAAATGTTAGcttctttttcagtctttcttgTTCTCCCCAATTGATAGTAACTTCTCTGTTgatggaaaatggcaacccactccagtattcttgcccggagaatcccatggacggaggagcctggtgggccacagtccctggggtcgcaaagagtcggacacgactgagcgacttcacttctctgTTGACAGTCTGTTATACATTTTCATATTCTAATCGTTGGTTAATTACTGTGAGTTTGTTTCATCTCCTGGAAATTTCTTGAATAGGATGACATTAACCCAACTTTAATACAGTCTATGGTTTGCAGACGGTAGCCAATCAGTCTATTTTTGTTATGCTTACATTTAATAcaaaaaatagaatgaataagtaaaaccAAAGTTGTGTTTGCTGGGCCAAAAAAGAGAAGTTTATTAGAAAACGAACATGCTGCAAGACTTAAGATctaagaagggaagaaggaagtggTTACTTGAGAATAGCCCAAGCCTTAATAGATGAGCCTGCATCTCCAGTTCCTAGCTGATGCGAGGTCTTAAGGGCTCAGGGCAACAAGTTTGTTAGGTAGAGAAATGGGGGTAGAACTTTTTCAGACGGTCGGTTGCTTGCTCTGCCCAGGCAGTGCACTGCTCAGCAGCAGGGGGAGGTCCTGCAGGTGCGGCAGGTGGTGCGGCACGGGGCCGGCTGGCAGAAGGTGGGGCGGCAGCACGGGGACTGCACCGAGACGGGCTGGCAGCACGTGGTGGCCCAGCAGCAGGGGCGGCAGACCACGGCCTGGCAGGACGTGGGGCAGCAGGTGATGGGGCGGCAGCAGCCCTCCTGCAGGCTGCAGGGGTCGCAGCAGACCGGGCGGCGGCAGGGCTCGCAGATGGGGCGCGTGCAGCGGGGCACGCAGGTCACGGGGCGGCTCACGGTGGTCTGGCAGGACACGGGGCGGCAGCAGCAGGGGTCGCGGAAGCAGCAGGGCTGGAGGCAGCCTCCGCCACAGCTGAGGGAGGAGAAGGTGGGGCCGCAGCAGGAGCCGGTCATGGTGGTGTGTGGGGCCGAGTGGGGCTGAGCTGGTGAGAGGAGTTGAGTGTTCCCAGGTGTGAGTGTCTTCTCCCAGCTCGGGGCCTTTTATATACCCTGGCCAGGAGATAATGACGCCGCCTCTTGTTTATTGTTTGCTCAATTAAATAGAAATTTGTTTTGACTAATGGTTGCATTGTTGGTGACATAATCTCATTAAAGAACATCTGTTGCATCCCTAAATATGGATGTATTCATGCTGTTCATCATCAAAATCTAAATACTCTGGAATGTTGGAGGTGAAGCAGCTCTCGATGCTTATTTTGAGTAGATATCATCTGACAAAACCTGGGCAAAATAGTGCTGAAGGggctataatttttaaagacattaaagGCATAAGAGTTTCTAGACCACTGACTAGATCCTACCCTTGACCCCCAAGAGATTCCCAGAAAAGCCTGCATGTGAATCAGACAGGTGTTAGACAGTCTTTGGTGTGGATTCCTTGGGAAAATGTTTGTGTTTCACTTCATACGGAGTTGGactgctgagcacagaagaactgatgcttttgaactgtggtgttggatggcattacggagtcaatagacatgagtttgagcaagctctgggagatgaggaaggacagggaaacctggcatgctgcagtccatggggtcataaagacttggacacaactgagcaactgaacagcatggTGAAATGTACATGCCTTGAATAGTACTGCAGCTCATAGATTTGTATTGAAAAGGTTAAAGTTGCCTTTCATACACTGAGCATTTGAATAAAATACCCAAGACTGacacctattttttttcttttttttccagctcATGTTGTGGCAACTCTgatttttctggtttttcttAATATTGGTTTTCCCTGAGGCATGATATTTTTTATACTTGTCTTTCTTGTGTATGTGATATGAAATTGTGTAATAAATTTTTTCTTACTATACCTTGACATGGTTGCTACAACTATGAAGTAATAAGGCAGAGGTTTTTTTCCCTACgtaatagatgtagaaaacaaacttgtttgCCAGGgggaagtggagaaggaaaaaattagaagattgggactgacataaacACACCACTATATGAATTGAATTCCCACTCAAttcactggcaacccactccagtattcttgcatggagaatcccatggacggaggagcttggtaggctacagtccacggggtcacaaagagtcagacacgactgaatgacttcactttaaggacctactgtatagcacagggaactcgtcTCAATACTCTCTAATGACCTAGatgaaaaaagaatctaaaaaagagtggatagtGCTTGCTTTGGCAGTACATattctaaaaagcaaagacttcaCTTTGTCgaccaaggtccatatagtcaaagcaatgatctttccagcagtcatgtacaaatgtgagagctggacaataaagaaggcagagctccaaagaactgatgctttcaaactttgctgctggagaagactcttgagagtcccttgggaagcaaagagatcaaaccagtgagtcttaaaggatatcaaccctgaatactctttggaaggactgatgctgatgctgaagcttcaatattttagCTACCCAATGTGaacacctgactcattggaaaagaccctgatactgggaattattgaagacagaaggagaagagggtgacagaagatgagatggttggacggcatcactgattctaAGGACATGAACCTCGGCAAACTCtgggaagatggtgagggacaggaaagcctggcttgctacagtccatggggtcacaaagagtcagacatcacttggagactgaacagcagtattccattgtgtatatgtactccagcttctttatccattcatctgtcgatggacatctaggttgcttccaagtcctagctgttgtaaatagtgcctcAGTGAACActgtggtacatgtgtctttttcagttatggtttcctcagggtatttgCCCAGTAGTGAgcttgttgggtcatatggtagttttattcctacttttaaaaggaattttcatACTGTCTTCtgtaatggctgtatcaatttacattcccaccaacagtgtgggagggttcccttttctccaaatcctcGTCAGCATttatgtttgtagattttttgataatggccattctgaccggtatgcactctcaccactttcattcaacatagttttagaagtcccAGCCATggcaaacagagaagaaaaagaaataaaagaaattcaaactGAAGTAAAACTGTTCACTGTTTGttgatgacatgatactatacataaaaaatccttaagatgccaccagaaaactattagagctaatcaaGCAGCTTGGTAAAGTTGcatgatacaaaattaatacacagaaatctcttccaTTTCCATACACTAACAACGAAagatcaaaagagaaattaaggaaacaatctcatttaccattgtaactaaaagaataaaatccgGGGAATTAACCTACCCCAGGAGGCAAAAGACGTgtactcagaaaaaaataagacactgatgaatgaAAGTAAAGATGCCACAAGCAGATGGAGAGATACACCATGTTCTTGGCTTGGAAGAAgccattgtgaaaatgactgtactgCCCCAAGCAACCTACAAATTcagtacaatccctatcaaattaccaagggCATTTTCCGCAGAATTAGAATACCCCAAATAggcaaagcaattttgagaaagaaaaacgggGGCGGAAGGACcaagctccctgacttcagactataataTGAACCTACAGTCatcatggtactggcacaaaaacagaaatatagatcagtgaaacaagatagaaagcccagagataaacccacacacctatggtcacctaatctttgacaaaggaggcaagaatatataatagaGAAATGCAGTGTCTTCAACAAGTGGTGGGGGGaagactggacagctacatgtaaaataatgaaattagaacactccctaacactatatactggagaaggcaatggcaccccattccagtattcttgcctagaaaatcccatggactgaggagcctggtgggctgcagtccatggggttgctaagagcgacacgactgagcgacttcactttcacttttcactttcatgctttggagaaggaaatggcaacccactccagtgttcttgcccagagaatcccagggacgggggagcctggtaggctgctgtctatggggtcgcacagagtcggacacgactgaagtgacttagcagcagcagcaacactatatacaaaaataaacttaaaattgattaaagacctaaaggtaaggccagacactatcaaactcttagaggaaaacataggcagaatactcttggACGTAAATCACAACAAGACCTTTTTTGATTCATTTCcttgagtaatgaaaataaaacaaaaaataaacaaatggggcatagtgaaacttaaaagcttttgtgcagtaaagaaaatcataaacaagatgaaaagacagccctcagaatgggagaaaatatttgcaatgaagcaactgataacagattaatctccaaaatacacaaacaataCTGATATCACTTACTATCAAAATCAAATcagtatcaaaaaacaaacaacccaataaaaaaatgggtggaagatctaaatagGCATTTATccagagaagatatacagatggccaacaagcccatgaaaagatgctcaccatcacacattattagagaaatgaagatCAAAACTACTGTGAGGAATCgcagtcagagtggccatcatcgaaaagtctacaaacaataaatgctggagagagtatggaAAAAAGGGAgtcctctcacactgttggtgggaatacaaattgatacagccaataTAGAGAACAGCATGaagggtccttaaaaaactaaaaatagaaccactatatgatccagcaaccccactcctgagaggatacctggagaaaactataattcaaaaaatacGTGCATTCCAACgattattgcagcactatttacaagaggCAGGGCATTGAGGCAACATGAATGTCCACCAATAgaaggatggataaagaagatgtgtatgATGTGTACAATTTGTACACgtgtacaatggagtattactgagtcctaaaaaggaatgaaattgtgaaGTTTGCAGAGACACTGGCGACcgagagactgtcatacagagtcagaaagagaaaaaaaaacattgtataatattgattacatgtggaatctagaaaaatgatacagatgaacttatttgcaaagcagaaatagagacacatatAGATAGTAGACTTATGGATACAAGGGTGGGAAGTGGgtagtgggatgaattgggagattgagattgacatatatacactactatgtgtaaaatagattaaCTAATGAAagcctcctgtatagcacagggaactctacttaatgtcCTGTGATAAcatatgggaagaaaatccaataaagaggggatatatgtatacatatggttgatttgctttgctgtacaacagaaactaacacaacattgtaaagcagctatactccaataaaaattaattttaaaaaagtttttttttttccagaaacgtATGCATATTGATATACTGTTCAGAGGTGGTGGGTTGGGAGACTATGCAGCTGTTCTATGATGACACAGTCTGAAATGTGATTAATGGGCATGCTTCTTCAGGAATCATTGCCATGGCAGTTGAGGAATTGCATGGGGGAAACATTCTCattatttttcagctttactCTTCCTATGATTCACCAGACAAGGTATTGGATCACTTTAGTATCATTTCCATCATTCAAAAGAAAGTGACTCAGGCCTCAAGAACTAAGGCTCCCAAAATGGAGTTTCAAACAtaatttcaaaactttaaaaggaatgtaaattgaccGAACATACAGTCGCATCTACGAGAAAGTCAAGCACAGTCTCATCGAAATAGATCCTCAACTCTCTTGCTTACGTTTGGTTGTCCATGTACACTCAGGATTTCTTCAAAGCCATAACCAGAGCCTAGAAAGAAACTtgttattctgttctttttcccttcccctcACTCCAACTTTACTGAGATAccaaaaaaggatgtccttttcatcataggggactggaatgcaaaaggaggaggtcaagaatacctggagtaacaggcaagtttggccttggagtacaaaatgaagcagggcaaagatgaacggagttttgccgagagaattcactggttgtagcaaacaccctcttctaacaacacaagaaatgactctatccatggacatcaccagatggtcaataccaaaatcagattaattatgttctttgccactgaagatggagaagctctatacagtcagcaaaaacaagactgggagctgactgtggctcaaatcattaactccttatggcaaaattcagactgaaattgaagaaagtagggaaaaccaccagaccattcaggtatgacctaaatcaaatcccttacatacagtggaagtgacaataaattcaagagattagatctgatggacagagtgcctgaagaactatggatggaggttcataacattgtacaggaggctgtgatcaaaagcatgcccaagaaaaagaaatcacccgttcagttcactcagtcatgtccaattctttgcaaccccatggacagcagcacaccaggcttccctgtccatcattaactcccaagcttgctcaaactcatgtccatcatttggcgattccatccaaccatctcaccctctgttgtccccatctcctcctgccttcaatctttcccaatatcaggatcttttccaaagagtcagttctttgtatcaggtagccaaagtattggagcttcagcttcaacatcagtccttccaatgaacattcaggattgatttcctttaggattgagtggtttgatctccctgcagtccaaggaactcccaagagccttccccaacaccacagttttaaaaagcatcaattctttggcgctcagcttcttttatggtccaacttgcacatccagacatgactactggaaaaaccatagctttgattagacagacctttgttggcaaagcaaagtctctgctttttaatatgctatctaggtttgtcatagcttttcttccaaggagcaagcatcttttaatttcatggttgcccccactccagtactcttgcctggaaaatcccatggagggaggagcctggtgggctgcagtccatggggtcgcgaagagtcggacacgactgagcgccttcactttcacgcattggagaaggaaatggcaactcactccagtattcttgcctggagaatcccaaggatggcggagcctggtgggttgccatctatggggttgcacagagtcggacatgactgaagtgacttagcagcagcagcagtcaccatcagcTGTGATTTCGGTGCCCATgaaaataacgtctgtcactgtttccattgtttcttgatCTACTTGCcataggcaaaatggttgttggaggaggccttacaaatagctgagaaaagatgagaaatgaaaggcaaaggagaaaaagaaaaaatatatccaactgaatacagagttcc
Coding sequences within it:
- the LOC138084431 gene encoding keratin, high-sulfur matrix protein, B2C, coding for MACCSTSFCGFPICSTAGTCGSSCCRSTCSQTSCCQPASIQTSCCQPISIQTSCCQPTCLQTSGCETGCGIGGSIGYGQVGGSGAVSSRTRWCRPDCRVEGTSLPPCCVVSCTPPSCCQLYYAQASCCRPSYCGQSCCRPACCCQPTCIEPICEPTCSQPIC
- the LOC138084436 gene encoding keratin, high-sulfur matrix protein, IIIA3-like codes for the protein MTGSCCGPTFSSLSCGGGCLQPCCFRDPCCCRPVSCQTTVSRPVTCVPRCTRPICEPCRRPVCCDPCSLQEGCCRPITCCPTSCQAVVCRPCCWATTCCQPVSVQSPCCRPTFCQPAPCRTTCRTCRTSPCC